A genomic region of Deltaproteobacteria bacterium contains the following coding sequences:
- a CDS encoding glycosyltransferase, which yields MTAQQDGNPNLKVLPGGLPEGASPIPWLSVVIPIYNEEGILASSVISLRENLKELGKTFEILLAENGSVDRTLELCEELKTRYPEVDYFSVGEPNYGKALKEGILRARGSYVVCDEIDLGDMDFYRRALDRLVNGDAAMVVGSKVLVGAEDTRPVFRRVATVVYNTMLRTVLHFHGTDTHGMKAFHRDTLVGTAGRCVVDRDVFASEFVIRAERERYPVVEIPVRVVEKRKPSINLIKRVPNVVRNLSYLTYVMRVLE from the coding sequence ATGACGGCACAGCAGGACGGCAATCCGAACCTGAAGGTGCTCCCAGGGGGGCTCCCCGAGGGGGCGTCGCCCATTCCGTGGCTCTCCGTGGTGATCCCCATCTACAACGAGGAGGGGATCCTGGCCTCCTCGGTGATCAGCCTGCGCGAGAACCTGAAGGAGCTGGGCAAGACCTTCGAGATCCTGCTCGCCGAGAACGGCAGCGTCGACCGCACGCTCGAGCTCTGCGAGGAGCTGAAGACGCGCTACCCCGAGGTGGACTACTTCTCCGTCGGCGAGCCGAACTACGGCAAGGCGCTCAAGGAAGGGATCCTGCGCGCCCGCGGCTCGTACGTGGTGTGCGACGAGATCGACCTCGGGGACATGGACTTCTACCGCCGCGCGCTGGACCGCCTGGTGAACGGGGACGCGGCGATGGTCGTGGGCTCCAAGGTGCTGGTCGGCGCCGAGGACACGCGCCCCGTCTTCCGTCGGGTCGCCACGGTGGTCTACAACACGATGCTGCGCACCGTGCTCCACTTCCACGGCACGGACACCCACGGCATGAAGGCCTTCCATCGTGACACGCTCGTCGGCACGGCGGGGCGCTGCGTGGTGGACCGCGACGTCTTCGCCAGCGAGTTCGTCATCCGGGCGGAGCGGGAGCGGTATCCCGTGGTGGAGATCCCCGTCCGGGTGGTGGAGAAGCGCAAGCCGTCGATCAACCTGATCAAGCGGGTGCCCAACGTGGTCCGCAACCTTTCGTACCTCACCTACGTGATGCGGGTGCTCGAGTGA
- a CDS encoding polysaccharide deacetylase family protein: MSEKKLCAVSVDLDSLTAYYEIHGLGGAPTQLKATVLRKALPRFEELFAEAGIPATLFVVGRELEDELDAQQTLRRMAEAGHELANHTYTHPYDLCRLPEQVVEQEVRKTHELLRELAGEGHAPVGFRSPGYFINGKVLGVLANHGYLYDSSMFPSPPYYAAKAAVLAMMALRGRRSGAVLSDPRGLTGPTEPYRPDVEHPWRRGHAPLVELPVAVIPGLRVPAIGTMLAVAPEWVRSAVLAQMARVSFFNLELHGIDLADAVADRIPTALAGRQPDLRVPFAEKRAIFLRTLEGLKDRYRFVTLREAAELVQREGKI; this comes from the coding sequence GTGAGTGAGAAGAAGCTCTGCGCGGTCAGCGTCGACCTCGACTCGCTGACCGCCTACTACGAGATCCACGGGCTCGGCGGAGCCCCGACGCAGCTCAAGGCCACGGTCCTGCGCAAGGCCCTGCCGCGCTTCGAGGAGCTCTTCGCCGAGGCGGGGATCCCCGCCACGCTCTTCGTCGTCGGGCGCGAGCTCGAGGACGAGCTCGACGCGCAGCAGACGCTGCGTCGCATGGCCGAGGCGGGGCACGAGCTCGCCAATCACACCTACACCCATCCGTACGACCTCTGCCGCCTCCCCGAGCAGGTTGTGGAGCAGGAGGTGCGCAAGACGCACGAGCTCCTGCGCGAGCTGGCCGGCGAGGGGCACGCCCCCGTCGGCTTCCGGTCGCCGGGTTACTTCATCAACGGCAAGGTCCTCGGGGTCCTCGCCAACCACGGCTACCTCTACGACAGCTCCATGTTCCCCTCGCCCCCCTACTACGCCGCGAAGGCCGCCGTGCTGGCGATGATGGCGCTGCGCGGCCGTCGTTCGGGGGCCGTGCTCTCGGACCCGCGGGGTCTCACGGGCCCGACGGAGCCCTACCGCCCCGACGTGGAACACCCCTGGCGCCGAGGACACGCCCCGCTGGTCGAGCTCCCCGTGGCGGTGATCCCGGGCCTGCGGGTACCGGCCATCGGCACCATGCTCGCCGTCGCGCCGGAGTGGGTGCGAAGCGCGGTCCTCGCGCAGATGGCGCGCGTCTCGTTCTTCAACCTGGAGCTCCACGGCATCGACCTGGCCGACGCAGTCGCCGACCGCATTCCGACGGCGCTCGCCGGGCGACAACCGGACCTGCGCGTCCCCTTCGCCGAGAAGCGGGCGATCTTCTTGCGCACCCTCGAGGGGCTAAAGGATCGCTACCGCTTCGTCACGCTCCGCGAGGCCGCGGAGCTCGTCCAGCGCGAGGGAAAGATCTAA
- a CDS encoding sigma-54-dependent Fis family transcriptional regulator yields MTLPRVLFIDDQPAARELFLRMLDPQRYEASVAASVAEAEEAVHRAAPDVAITDLRMPGVDGLEALARLHRIAPELPIVVVSAFGTVDNAVEAMKKGAFDFLRKPFDRGEIELVIQRALRQVRILKENASLRSQVERTFRKENIVCRSAAMSAVIDLIERVAPSDVSVLIQGESGTGKDLVAKLVHHSSHRADGPFVSLNCSAIPEQLLESELFGYEKGAFSGADHPKTGFFVKADRGTLFLDEIGDMSLALQPKLLRVLQDGEFYPVGGRQLVRTNVRLICASNQNLQKMIEQNRFRQDLLYRINTVSLVLPPLRERPEDIPLLVEAVLGSLRARRDHTPRAVSAPALRCLLEYRWPGNVRELEHVIERAVLVCDGDEIQPQDLPPELRAATPAAGAELASRQAQHAPIQSYKVARGEFEQRYFSRVLDEAGQNVQRAAELAGLHRTTLYEKLAKLGLHVERPGRPDTDH; encoded by the coding sequence TTGACGCTCCCACGAGTCCTCTTCATCGACGACCAACCGGCCGCGCGGGAGCTCTTCCTGCGCATGCTCGATCCGCAGCGCTACGAGGCCAGCGTCGCCGCCTCGGTCGCCGAAGCCGAGGAGGCCGTTCACCGCGCCGCCCCCGACGTGGCGATCACGGACCTGCGCATGCCCGGCGTGGACGGCCTCGAGGCGCTCGCACGCCTGCACCGGATCGCCCCCGAGTTACCCATCGTCGTGGTAAGCGCCTTCGGCACGGTGGACAACGCCGTGGAGGCGATGAAGAAGGGAGCCTTCGACTTCCTGCGCAAACCGTTCGACCGCGGCGAGATCGAGCTCGTGATCCAGCGGGCGCTGCGGCAGGTGCGGATTCTGAAGGAGAACGCGAGCCTCCGGTCGCAGGTCGAGCGCACCTTCCGCAAGGAGAACATCGTCTGCCGCTCCGCGGCCATGTCCGCGGTCATCGACCTCATCGAGCGCGTCGCTCCGTCGGACGTGTCGGTGCTGATCCAGGGCGAGAGCGGCACGGGCAAGGACCTGGTGGCCAAGCTCGTGCACCACAGCAGCCACCGCGCGGACGGCCCCTTCGTCTCGCTCAACTGCAGCGCCATCCCCGAGCAGCTCCTCGAGAGCGAGCTCTTCGGCTACGAGAAGGGAGCCTTCTCGGGGGCCGACCACCCCAAGACCGGCTTCTTCGTCAAGGCCGACCGCGGCACGCTCTTCCTCGACGAGATCGGTGACATGAGCCTGGCGCTGCAGCCCAAGCTCCTGCGGGTGCTGCAGGACGGCGAGTTCTACCCGGTGGGGGGCCGGCAGCTCGTCCGCACCAACGTGCGGCTCATCTGCGCTTCGAACCAGAACCTCCAGAAGATGATCGAGCAGAACCGCTTCCGGCAGGACCTGCTCTACCGGATCAACACCGTCTCGCTGGTCCTGCCGCCGCTCCGCGAGCGGCCCGAAGACATCCCGCTGCTCGTCGAAGCGGTGCTGGGGTCGCTCCGCGCGCGCCGCGATCACACCCCGCGCGCGGTCTCCGCGCCGGCCCTCCGCTGCCTGCTCGAGTATCGCTGGCCGGGCAACGTGCGCGAGCTCGAGCACGTGATCGAACGCGCGGTGCTGGTCTGCGACGGCGACGAGATCCAGCCGCAGGACCTGCCCCCCGAGCTACGCGCCGCTACTCCGGCCGCCGGCGCCGAGCTCGCGTCGCGACAGGCGCAACACGCACCGATCCAGTCCTACAAGGTCGCCCGCGGCGAGTTCGAGCAACGCTATTTCTCGCGGGTGCTCGACGAGGCGGGGCAGAACGTGCAGCGCGCGGCGGAGCTGGCCGGGCTGCACCGCACGACGCTCTACGAGAAGCTGGCGAAGCTCGGCCTCCACGTCGAGCGCCCGGGGCGCCCCGACACGGATCACTGA
- a CDS encoding HAMP domain-containing protein, protein MKRPSWLRWLARFSLRGRLLGMLFVIVSLILGAQTLVSLSGELSALDRQVEMEGTIVAQGIATACADLLDAVDPTRFDPLLVRVRRKVHLVSLAVLRNDGRIVGHSDPRRVGQQGRTAGALGLVRPGRGLAATGGPLEYRVSAPILRGTESVVGVVELAFLSDEVPRRAVSVISRASILGLFWLGVAAVAGILYLRRITRPLGDLTRAAQALRTHGGELPDTVTLAEPASTRDELGLLQGAFSDLVVALRAERQKNSALVAEQQQMNAELQVRVDRVTADLREASTYLQSVIRCIGEGLLTCNSRGEVVQANEAAHRLLEGLGTPSEGRSVGELFPGAAPLADAVRRAVERGTAESLELVTDGAAPQRVLACQVYPLTRGNGAASEGAASEGAASRGAVLLLQDVTNRQERERRLRAQDRLASLGTLAAGFAHEFGNYMHAIHGFAELLLDAVPEEDVRRRDVATIHHESTRAIALLERFMQFARPGHGESLPTLIDPLVREAVELCSYRLRKAGITTVDRLGLASCEVACDARLLRQVFMNLVLNAVEAMQESDDRRLTLASRELDDGLVEISITDTGSGIPPELRERIFDPFFTTKDLGTGLGLAIAHQIVARHGGSLRVESELGVGTTFRTLLPRQGPEGGRP, encoded by the coding sequence ATGAAGAGGCCCTCCTGGCTCCGCTGGCTGGCTCGCTTCTCGCTGCGCGGGCGGCTCCTCGGCATGCTCTTCGTCATCGTCAGTCTGATCCTCGGCGCGCAGACGCTGGTCTCGCTCTCCGGAGAGCTCTCGGCGCTCGACCGCCAGGTCGAGATGGAGGGGACCATCGTGGCGCAGGGGATCGCCACCGCCTGCGCCGACCTGCTCGACGCCGTGGACCCGACGCGCTTCGACCCGCTCCTCGTGCGCGTGCGGCGCAAGGTCCACCTCGTGAGCCTCGCGGTGCTCCGCAACGACGGACGCATCGTCGGCCACTCCGACCCGCGGCGCGTCGGTCAACAGGGGCGCACCGCCGGGGCGCTGGGCCTCGTACGCCCCGGCCGAGGACTCGCCGCCACCGGAGGTCCGCTCGAGTACCGCGTCTCCGCGCCGATCCTGCGCGGCACCGAGAGCGTCGTGGGGGTGGTCGAGCTGGCCTTCCTCTCCGACGAGGTTCCGCGGCGTGCAGTGAGCGTGATCTCCCGTGCCTCGATCCTCGGGCTCTTCTGGCTCGGCGTGGCCGCCGTAGCCGGGATCCTCTACCTGCGGCGCATCACCCGGCCGCTCGGCGACCTGACCCGCGCCGCCCAGGCGCTCCGCACCCACGGGGGAGAGCTCCCCGACACCGTGACACTCGCGGAGCCCGCCTCCACCCGCGACGAGCTCGGCCTGCTCCAGGGGGCCTTTTCCGACCTGGTCGTGGCCCTGCGTGCCGAGCGACAGAAGAACAGCGCCCTCGTCGCCGAGCAGCAGCAGATGAACGCCGAGCTCCAGGTCCGCGTCGATCGGGTCACGGCCGACCTGCGGGAGGCCTCGACCTACCTGCAGTCGGTCATCCGTTGCATCGGGGAAGGCTTGCTCACCTGCAACAGCCGGGGCGAGGTCGTCCAGGCCAACGAGGCCGCCCACCGCCTGCTCGAGGGCCTCGGGACGCCGAGCGAGGGACGCTCCGTGGGCGAGCTCTTCCCCGGCGCGGCCCCGCTCGCGGACGCCGTCCGCCGCGCGGTGGAGCGCGGAACCGCCGAGTCGCTGGAGCTCGTCACCGATGGAGCGGCCCCGCAGCGCGTCCTGGCCTGCCAGGTCTATCCCCTGACCCGGGGGAATGGAGCGGCGAGCGAGGGCGCGGCGAGCGAGGGTGCGGCGAGCCGCGGAGCCGTGCTGCTGCTCCAGGACGTCACGAACCGCCAGGAGCGCGAGCGGCGCCTGCGCGCGCAGGATCGCCTGGCCTCCCTCGGCACGCTGGCCGCCGGCTTCGCCCACGAGTTCGGCAACTACATGCACGCCATTCACGGCTTCGCCGAGCTCCTTCTCGACGCCGTGCCGGAAGAGGATGTGCGCCGCCGCGACGTCGCCACCATCCACCACGAGAGCACGCGCGCCATCGCGCTGCTCGAGCGCTTCATGCAGTTCGCGCGCCCGGGCCACGGAGAGTCCCTCCCCACCCTCATCGACCCGCTCGTCCGGGAAGCCGTCGAGCTCTGCTCGTACCGCCTCCGCAAGGCAGGCATCACCACCGTCGACCGCCTCGGCCTGGCGTCCTGCGAGGTGGCCTGCGATGCTAGGTTGTTGCGGCAGGTCTTCATGAATCTGGTGCTGAACGCGGTGGAGGCGATGCAAGAGAGCGACGACAGGCGGCTCACCCTCGCGTCGAGGGAGCTCGACGACGGCCTGGTGGAGATTTCCATCACCGATACGGGGTCGGGGATCCCGCCGGAGCTGCGCGAGCGCATCTTCGACCCCTTCTTCACCACGAAGGATCTCGGAACCGGCCTCGGGCTCGCCATCGCGCACCAGATCGTCGCCCGCCACGGCGGCTCACTGCGCGTGGAGAGCGAGCTCGGCGTCGGAACGACCTTTCGCACGCTGCTGCCGCGACAGGGACCGGAAGGAGGCAGACCTTGA
- a CDS encoding cytochrome b/b6 domain-containing protein: MDPARPDTSTPAERSAPELSPAASESVLRFDVHQRLQHALMALSFTVLVLTGWPLSAHGVGASHHLVKAFGGLHQCGVWHRVAAVVLMVAAVYHLAYLASLLVRGRLRLRMLPRPRDLVHLFQNLAFFMGLRRARPAFDKYSYFEKFDYWAVFWGMVIMAGSGLVRWFPEATVKRFPVWVYEVSYYAHADEAILAALAIFVWHFYNVHLRPSVFPMSRVFLTGRLTLAELKEEHRAEYDELMASRAAAGRATGETPSSHEERKS, from the coding sequence ATGGATCCGGCGAGACCCGACACCTCGACCCCTGCCGAGCGGTCCGCTCCGGAGCTATCCCCGGCGGCCTCGGAATCCGTCCTTCGCTTCGACGTGCATCAGCGCTTGCAGCACGCCCTGATGGCCCTCTCCTTCACCGTGCTGGTGCTCACCGGCTGGCCCCTCTCCGCGCACGGCGTGGGGGCCTCGCACCACCTCGTGAAGGCCTTCGGCGGCCTGCACCAGTGCGGGGTGTGGCACCGCGTGGCGGCCGTCGTGCTGATGGTCGCGGCCGTTTATCACCTGGCCTACCTCGCGTCGCTGCTCGTGCGGGGGCGGCTGCGCCTGCGCATGCTGCCTCGCCCGCGCGACCTCGTGCACCTCTTCCAGAACCTGGCCTTCTTCATGGGGCTGCGCCGCGCCCGCCCTGCTTTCGACAAATATTCCTATTTCGAGAAGTTCGACTACTGGGCGGTCTTCTGGGGCATGGTGATCATGGCCGGCTCGGGCCTCGTGCGCTGGTTCCCCGAAGCGACGGTCAAGCGCTTCCCCGTCTGGGTCTACGAGGTCTCCTACTACGCGCACGCCGACGAGGCGATCCTCGCCGCGCTGGCCATCTTCGTCTGGCACTTCTACAACGTGCACCTGCGGCCGAGCGTCTTCCCCATGTCGCGGGTCTTCCTCACCGGACGGCTGACCCTCGCCGAGCTCAAAGAGGAGCACCGCGCGGAATACGACGAGCTGATGGCTTCGCGGGCCGCGGCGGGCCGCGCGACCGGGGAGACCCCGTCCAGCCACGAGGAGCGGAAGTCGTGA